The following proteins are co-located in the Anaerosporomusa subterranea genome:
- a CDS encoding aspartyl-phosphate phosphatase Spo0E family protein, giving the protein MLNLREQDRKIEETRIRLSSLVAAQGFDMKNPEVIALSTELDRLIVDFEKAKKAR; this is encoded by the coding sequence ATGCTGAATTTACGAGAGCAGGATCGCAAAATTGAAGAGACTCGTATCCGGTTAAGCTCTTTAGTCGCAGCTCAGGGATTCGACATGAAGAACCCGGAGGTCATTGCACTCAGCACTGAACTGGACCGTCTTATCGTCGATTTTGAGAAGGCTAAAAAAGCTAGATAG
- a CDS encoding cupin domain-containing protein encodes MIVEYANVAETRVSDKNVRRVLSYGENLMLVEFRFAKGGVGTPHMHEQHDQVGYIAKGSFEITVGDETKIVRQGDSYYAPKNMLHGVVALEEDSVIVDAFTPHRADFL; translated from the coding sequence ATGATAGTAGAGTATGCTAATGTTGCCGAAACTCGTGTCAGTGACAAGAATGTAAGGCGGGTACTGAGCTATGGTGAAAATCTGATGCTGGTTGAGTTCCGTTTTGCCAAAGGCGGTGTTGGTACACCACACATGCATGAGCAACATGACCAAGTTGGCTACATTGCCAAGGGGAGTTTCGAAATTACCGTGGGTGACGAGACCAAGATAGTGCGACAAGGTGATAGCTATTATGCGCCGAAGAATATGCTGCACGGCGTAGTCGCACTGGAAGAGGATTCGGTGATTGTGGACGCCTTCACCCCTCACCGCGCCGACTTCCTCTAG
- a CDS encoding CheR family methyltransferase, whose protein sequence is MSVNDWEMFKEKLFAKSNINLNDYKPAQMQRRITNLMTRHGKATYMDFFRLIETDAKLYKDFIDYLTINVTEFFRTPEKFVELENKVIPDLLATSPRLNIWSAGCSIGAEPYSIAMILMEKTPTVKHRILATDLDVEMLTKAKNGAYSANELKNMPQARLAKYFRESAGSYNLQETVKERVEFQRHNLLLDKFESGFDLILCRNVVIYFTEEAKDALYRRFFTALKPGGVLFVGGTEAILNFRDIGFQHYVPFFYKKPER, encoded by the coding sequence ATGAGTGTTAACGACTGGGAAATGTTTAAGGAAAAGCTATTTGCTAAATCCAATATTAATTTGAATGATTATAAGCCGGCGCAGATGCAACGCCGGATAACCAATTTGATGACACGTCACGGCAAAGCCACGTATATGGATTTTTTTCGTTTGATCGAGACGGACGCCAAACTGTATAAGGACTTCATTGATTACCTGACAATTAATGTGACTGAATTTTTTCGGACACCAGAAAAGTTTGTCGAGCTTGAAAATAAGGTAATTCCTGATCTCTTGGCAACCAGCCCGCGTCTGAATATCTGGAGCGCCGGCTGCTCAATTGGCGCAGAACCGTACTCTATCGCCATGATCTTGATGGAGAAGACGCCGACAGTTAAACATAGGATTCTAGCGACAGACCTGGATGTGGAAATGCTGACCAAAGCAAAAAATGGCGCTTATAGCGCCAATGAGTTGAAGAATATGCCGCAAGCTCGCCTTGCTAAGTACTTTCGCGAGTCAGCAGGCTCATATAACTTGCAGGAAACAGTCAAAGAGCGGGTGGAGTTTCAACGTCATAATCTGCTATTAGACAAGTTCGAGTCTGGCTTTGACCTAATTCTCTGTCGCAATGTGGTTATCTATTTCACTGAAGAAGCCAAGGATGCTCTGTATCGACGTTTCTTCACCGCACTTAAGCCAGGCGGCGTATTATTCGTCGGCGGGACCGAGGCCATCCTTAATTTTAGGGATATTGGGTTCCAGCATTATGTGCCATTCTTCTACAAAAAGCCAGAGCGTTAG